The segment gatattttaGGGATAatgaatacagatattttaGGGATAATGAACACAGATATTTTAGGGATAATGAACACAGATATTTTAGGGATAATGAACACAGATATTTTAGGGATAATGGACACAGATATTTTAGGGATAATGGACACAGATATTTTAGGGATAatgaatacagatattttaAGGACAATTGATGTAGAAAATGTAGGGGTAATTAAATTACAATACAGATGATTTAGGGATGATGGACACATAATtatatgtagatattttaaggataatgaatattcatattttgaggataatgaatatatatattttgggaATTATAGatagaaatattttggaaataatGAATGTAGATATTTCAGGAATAATGGATATAGACAATGTAAATGACTGGTAGTGTGTATAGAATGGCTTTCGCGACAGAATAATAGCACAGTAATCTAGTAAATCTAGGCATTTGTTTGGATAACAAGCCGGGAATATGAGGTCATGCACCCTGCCAAGAATAGATAGGATACAAAGATCTATATATACTTAACCGCTTcgtaaaataaacattattttttcGCTATGCACTAGGACATATTCGTTATATGGATTTTTGGCAGGGTATATGAACTCACATTTCCTGTCAAAGTTTATATTCTCCCTAGCCGTTAGACGAGGGAAAATATATACTTTGACAGGGAATGTGAATCCATATAACTAATAATGTACTGGGAAAATGAAAAGCACGCTTTGCTTCCCATTGTTAACacttaaaaagaaatataatatatataaaagaaaggATGTGCATGGAATTAGATAcagtcaaaaaaaaattaacacaaaCTTGTTGTTTGAAAGTAAGTGTAGAAGGTTTATTTCAGTGGTTGTTTGAAAGTAAGTGTAGAAGGTTTATTTCAGTGGTTGTTTGAAAGTAAGTGTGGAAGGTTTATTTCAGTGATACAGATTCGTTACAAAAACTAAAATTCAACTGAAGCAAAAATGTAAAGTACTCGGTACATGCACAATAACAAAACACACCGAAACCAaaatccgggttagagtaggtcctcagtaccccttgcttgtcgtaagaggcgactaaatggggcggtccttcggacgagaccgcataaaccacagcaggtgtgacacgataaagatccctccctgctcaaaggcagtaaTCGCCGGgtattgcagcccttcaccggcaatggtgacgtctccatataaatgaaatattctcgaaaagaacgttaaacaaaatatacaatcaTCATTAGTCCAAAATAAGCGTTTTCCTCTTCAGTTTTTATACATGATCAGCAAACATTCACACTGTATTTTTGACTTTTACAGGTTACTTAGAGGAAGGTCTTCTAGTTCGGGACGCCAAAAAGCTCCGCAAAAACTACATGTCGGCCTCTATGTTTATAGCCGATGTGATAAGTATACTCCCTACCGACATTTTCTACCTTGTTACTGGTATCAACTACCCCGAATTCAGGTTTAATCGAATTGTGAGATTTAACAGACTGTTCGAGTTTTTCAATCGAACAGCTACGAGGACTAGTTTTACGAACATGGTCCGTATATTTAACCTCATTTTGTACATACTCATCATCATCCATTGGAACGCGTGTATATACTTCGCTATCAGTAATGCAATAGGATTCGGCAGTGATAAATGGGTCTATCCTAACGTGACAATCCCAAAATACAAACCTCTTACTcgaaaatacatttacagttTCTATTGGtcaactttgaccttgactaCCATTGGTGAAACTCCTTTGCCGGACAGGGACGAGGAATACTTGTTTGTGGTGGTGGATTTTCTTATTGGTGTGCTTATTTTTGCCACCATCGTGGGAAACGTGGGAAGCATGATAACAAACATGAATGCCACGCGCGCggaatttcaacagaaaatGGACGGTGTAAAGCAATACATGGAATTCAGGAAAGTTTCCAAAGAGTTAGAGCAAAGAGTGATCAAGTGGTTTGATTATTTGTGGACAAATAAGCAATCTCTCAACGAGGAGGAAGTTCTTGGAACACTTCCGGACAAATTAAAGGCAGAAATAGCAATACACGTGCATCTAGACACGCTGAAGCGCGTTGCTCTCTTTCAGGATTGCGAACCAGGCATGTTGGTGGACCTTGTGTTAAAACTAAAACTTCAGGTGTTCAGTCCAGGGGATTATATATGTAGAAAGGGTGATATAGGAAAGGAAATGTATATCGTGAAAAGAGGGCAGTTAGGGGTGGTGTCGGACGATGGAAAACAAATATTCGCAACGTTACGAGAAGGTAGTGTGTTCGGTGAAATAAGCATATTGAACATAGCAGGAAATAAAAATGGCAATCGGCGAACAGCTAACATTAGGAGTATAGGTTACAGTGACCTGTTTTGTTTGTCAAAGGATGACTTATGGGAAGTATTGACGCAATATCCGGATGCAAAGAAAATACTCATGGACCGTGGTAAACTCATTTTGCGGAAAGACAACTTGTTGGACGAAGATTTGATGAAAAAGTTGGAGGCTCAACAAGAAACGACAGAACAAAAACTGGAGAGGATAGATGCGAATCTGGACACGTTACAAACGAGGTTCGCTAGGCTCTTAGGAGATTATAATTCCACACAACAAAAACTGAAGCAACGAATCACGAAATTAGAGAAACTCTTACCACAAGAGCATGACGACGTATCAAACATGTCGGCTCTTGAGTGAGGCGAACATATAGTGATTTTCTTGTGTCTCCTGTTCCAAGATAAAATTTGGGTTCGCCAAGATGTCGTTGTTAAACCACACGAGAATTATTGTGATTTCCAGAGTAAAGGTTACTtgtttgaacccccccccctaccTTATCCAAGCAATATAACCGAGTGACATCATGACAATACCCTTATTGttgtgaatctgcactacagaaACAGTTACTAATGGACCAAATAGAATTCACAATAAAAGATGTTAGTTTCCAGAAAAATACACCAATTATTGTTAAGTGCTCAGAATAAGTGAAATACATTGAGTACCCTAAACGATTGGGGGAATCGGGGCTGAATGTTGATTAACAGAAGGCGCTGGTTCGCTGCtcttgtaaatatatatagaattgtGATAACTCCAGTTCAACCAATGAATAAAGTTCACTTTCCTAAAGCACTTGTGTTCAACAGTATCTCACCAAAATATGACCAAATCGGCGTAAAACGCCAAACAATAATTCAGTTTCTTTCATTGGGTAGTTGGTTTCTCTGGCAAAACAAGAAGATCGTAGTATCATGTAGGTTTgattcatttaaacaataaaatgctttctttgttgttttatcgggtgatgaaggtagctaatAATAAACCGCTTACGcgatattttattgtttatatttttatgtatttttaaaaaacaaaccagATTTAAAAGTACTGAAATATATCGTTGACCATTTTATTTCAGCCAACgcaacctttgaccttgacgtcGCTCCAAAATTTGGTGATTATTATGCGCACAGTGGTGACTAAAACACCGGATCGAACAAGTTTGCAACAAATATCCATTGTCTCTGATGATttaagcaatgtcaatttcaaaagaaacttaagagaaaagattcagtgaatgtaaatattttgtattatgaaACCAACTCGCGAAAGCATGTTATCACAAAACTTGATCACATTGACAAAAGTAGCAAACATCATTTGTAACAACTATTTAATTAACTTGTCATCTGAAACAATTTTAGTTCTCCCTtataaaaacattcaaataacttttaaaatccCCAATGTGAGGACGGGGTCCTACTTATTGAGATGTGAATGCCAAATCTTAAAGTTGAGATGTGCATGCCAAATCTTAAAGTATGTAAACATTCTTCTGACACACATACACAAGTTGTCACACATACACACGTTGACACATATACACACGTTGTCACACATACACACGTTGTCACACATGCACACGTTGTCACACACATGCACACGttgtcacacacatacacacgttGACACACATACACACGTTGTCACACATACACACGTTGACACACACATTGTCACACATACACACGTTGACACACATACACACGCTGTCACACATACACACgttgacacacacacacgttGTCACACATACACACGTtgacacacacatacacacgttGTCACACATACACACGCTGTCATACATACACACGTTGTCACACATACACACGTTGTCACACATTGTCGTGGTTTTTTATGTAAAGGTTAGTTGAAggtcacaattttttaaatacaaaaagaCCTTGGAATCCCGTTGAAGATTaagttttattatatttaaaagttttctgaAGCGCAATAAACAAGTAGAGaacataattttctttaaaataatttttgggTAAATTTTAGAcgttcattttcttttttaaaaatttttggaaaattttagACCAATGTCATAATACTAGTGTAATGAGGTATAAACCGCAGTTCCCACGAGAACTTTATGCAAGTTGCGCTGTCTATGACATGCAATAAACTCAAATTCATTGAATACCAAGGAACAAACAACAATTTCTTAGAAAATAGTCTTATTGTAATAGCGTCAGCTCTTTATGACCccaatcaatataaaaatgtggtcgttttttttttctcttagaAGAACAAGCGTGATCTTGCTTATCAAAGCGATGCTATCAAGTTCCCGCCGTCagtaaaaataaattgttttttgGCGTTGCCTAATCACTACTCCTTCTGTCTTCATTACAGATCAAAGTGCGCCTCGTTGAAAAATAATGACATCTAAACATGCTTGCCACAGAATAATAAATTACAGTAATCACAATGAATTATTAGTTCGGATGAGTGCAAGTATTGCTTCCATCATACGTATAGTAGTTTTATTGTACAGCATGCGAGTCGGGTTCCCAGcatgcattaaaatattcactggAAACAGCTTTCTAACAACCCCAATCGTGGATTGATGACATATTGCTTTTGGAGAGCTGTAACTGTCCTAAACTTGATCATTTAACACAATTTCGTACTTGTACGTGACAGGATTCGTTTTGTTTAAGGTCAGGGTTTCGTGTCATTCCATTGTTAACGAAACAATCAAAACAATTATGATAATCAAAGTGCAGAATGTAATCCTGGGAGTTGAACTTTTTCAAacattcaaaagaaaaaaattactgtATATATCAAAGTAATTGCGTTTGGTTTcttgaaatttgatattgatttattttcactatattagCCAGTTAACATTGgttcaatagatatatatattcattcgtTTACTATAAGCCGAGACTCAGGCGTGTTGTGGAGTATGTCTTAACTTTCCATCCCAACAATCAACGAATAATTCGTCCATTGAGTGCCTAGCGTGCGATCGATGCTCGTTTATAATAACTCTTTTCCTATCATTTTGTAACGAACACATCTGTTAATATGGTGctcataatttgaaataagcttttttcgtttttattttagCGTTTgcatatataattacatgtatattgtttagagAACGTTTTCTGCGACAtgcattatttcaaataaaacgaGGGTGTGAGGGAGCAAACACCGAAGTCCTTTACAATATATTCACGTGCGTAGTGCGTGATGACTTAGGGAAGCTGATCTAAACAAAGAAAGTAGCCTTGACCGTGATGTTGCGTATCACAAACTACCTGTATCTTGTTTCTTAAAtattattacatatatcaggtggaaaaaaaagaagtatCACGAAGGGCACATAGAAagcatgtacaaatttataTTTCTTAGCTTGCAGTTATTAGATGGCAAGTTCCTATATTGCCGTGTTCTCATTTTGTTACTATGGCAACAGACATGTCAACATCCTTTTACCTGAGCGACTTGATTCCGTTGTGTTTTTTTTCGCAGCATCAGACCATCCTCTtttgactgtaatgctattTAATGTAATTACAGTATAGAAAACTCTGGAAATCCAAATCAATACCACAACTCTTACAAACATCGTCAACCGGTAATAAACCACTCtgttttaatcaaagaaaaacgCATATTTTTTTAACTAAACATTGCATAAAAGTGTTCTTTTGTTCATTGGTGAATATCCGATTAATTCTAAATACCATCGGTCTTTCGCAAAAGTCACTGTGGGTAGCAATGAAACTTCGATCAAGTAATTCATTACTTAGTAACAAATACGCAGTGTAACATACACGGAATACTACTCACAAAATTCCGGAGGGAGAGAGAAGGGAGACACAGATTCATTACATTCTCAGAAGACTTTCTTCTTCCATTGGCAAACTATAATACGCTtgcttttaataaaaaaaaaaaaaaacaagatgtgtttgtgaaacacaaatgcccccgataatggccaattccgaagatggccaaggtcacaagggcaaatatcttggtaccagcagaaagatcttgtcaaaagaaatgctcaatgtacaatatgaaagctctaatatttaccatttacaagttatgaccaataaaaaaaataaaagtaggtcaaatgtcaaggtcaaaaggttcaataccaacggaaaggtcttgtaacaaggaatactcatgtgaaataccaaagctctatctcttactgttcaaaagtcattagcaaggttaaagttttcaaaaagtaggtcaaactccaaggtcaaggtcacggggtcaaaaatgttggtacccacggaaaggtcttgtcacaaggaatactcatgtgaaatatcaaagctatatcacttactgttcaaaagttattagcaaggttaaagtttcagacagaatgagaGACAGGAgaatctcgggggcataaaagggggggggggggttgtactTTTACAAGTATCTTTACATTGGGGCAGTCAATACCGTTTCTCTATATATGTATTAGTTATAGGATATGGACAGAATATCGGGCAATAAGCCTGCCCGAAGTGTTGCCCGGTAAATAGGACCGAGCTTGCTAGGTCCGCCTCCGCAACGACCGAAATCGGGCATATTTCCCTGATATTTAGTCCATATTCTATGTACTTCTTTAAGATCACGTCATTTACAGTATGTGTTCACGTCCATTGttacatatttatattataaatcacattttcctctatgaaccaaccaatttcagcgcgcggtacaatccgttcatattgactatggacagattatgaactagtttaaagcacgcgactgagagagcgtaatgatttgaaaaaatacaacatgtgttacaaagatctcggaagtcacagaatttgcctcaaatccaaatccgttcatactgaccatgagcagctcaaaagtgctgttcatttcttaaatgtattACCGGTAGTAATcagatatgacgtcacaatcatcgAATTTATGTAAGCAGACGTGATGTCACACTTCTAACAATGCTGAGTATCGTGATTCATATCCTAGggaatataaaataaacaataaatatcagTTCCAGTATGAATTCTTTCATTCtccataaaataaatatcaataacagTAAAATAACTATCACAGTTTGGACGATGTACCTGTAAAATGTTCACGTCATGACCATGCATGTTGTAACTATAATGTACACTTTAAGAACAATGACACTTTTGAGATTAAATGAGAAGTAGATGAAcatgaattcttttttttaaatcagtctTTTCacaaatcaaacaataattttcaaatcaaaattgaaaataccCAAGTTTTCTTATGTTGTTAAGGTTTCTTAGATTTTGTTCAGCTTTAGTTCCAATGGTTAAAACAGATCCCCTGAGCAATAGCGATCCGCGGTAGAATTTGACTGAGCTTCAATAACGGCGGGAGGATTAGAACCAGAGTACAAGGATGTGTACAAGATAAACATAACAAGCAGTAGGATCGTCAGCGCTTGTAACACTACCAGCAGTTTCATGGATTTCTGCAGAGCATCGTGGCGTTCTACTAGTAAATCAACCtgaaatgacaaaataaaacatgaattttCTCAACGTATCAACCTAAAACAGTACAGTGTATCTCTGTAATATACGAGTTTGTGTAACTCACAGGACTTGTTGGTCACCTAAGTGTTAGTTACATTTATCACTAGCCCCAAAGTCTATGAAGTCtgtaataatataataattttcctgttctgcatatacCAGTTTTCTGATATTCAGTAGcagtatatttacatttgtaaaaaacaaccccccaacccccccaaaaaaacaaaaaaaccaaaccacACACACAAACGCCCACGAAAGTGTCAtattgatgaaagactttacatcaCATAAGTTATATTAACACTacatgactattttggacccaccATAGAGATCATGGGGTtgcaaaattaacaaattcGGTAAACCCTTTTCTACTTTTAGTTTTTATATAGTAGCAGCAAAATCAacgaagtctttcaaatgataaagacacgTAATCACTATAACCGTAGCATTAAAGAGGGTACACTTAAATGTCTTACACATCAGcactatatgccaagtttggtcccgctCTGAcccagaacctctaccctggggatcatgaaatttacaattttggtagaggccttcctgttctacataactatgcatttagtttttcttacatatgtgcggttgtagataatatcttttgaaaattttccatttttgccTCTCTCCCTCCTTTCAAGGTCTCGAGCTACAGGAgtcctggaatttacaatttctgcCCCCCTCCCtcgtccaaaagatgcttcataccaaattttaaaagaattggaagggtgggttatcaaaaagttaaaaatgtttaattgttttatcaACGCACAACGAACAATGTGCAGTTGTgcacataatttttgaaaaactgGTGATatttggacagtttttgtcccgcccctaaggcccccaGGTCGCAGGAGTactaaaattcacaatttatgtcccctttgtccaaaagatacttcataccaaatttgaaaagaattgacaGAGTAGTCttcaaaaagaaatttttaaaaagttcaatTGTCAACAAACACATTAATCACTGTGACCATTTGGCCCCATCTTGGTACTACAACCCCTACCCTTAGTATCATGACATttgaaattcttgtaaaacactATCTGCGCCTTCTAAATAACCATTAACTTTCAATTTAGCAAGATaatgttatataaatgtttttccACTTACTGTAACATCTATATACCCAGTTTTGCCCCGCCCTGGAATCAGAACCTCTATCTCGGGGATcatgaagtttacaattttggtagagacctccttgctctacatgactatgttTTCTTATAGATGTGGGGTtgtagaagatttttgaaaatcggTAAATATTTTGGCAATTCTTGCCCTTAAGGCCTCAGGGGTGCTATTTTAGCAATTACTTTTTACGATGACATTTTGTCTTGTTATCAAGTAAAACGTTCAAataagaaagacaactctttcAAATAACGGTAAATAAAGTACTAGTAGTTCGGATCGgacaatgaaataaatatacgcGATTCAGAATACCCAATCCCTTCAGGTAAATGCATTCAGTGTAGTATTTTGATACACATAAGGATAACAGAATATAAGGAACACAACTCATTCCAAAGGCGTCCGCGAaataacattttgtatataaaaaattatcacttttacagaaaatttcagaacattttttcttctttcgattttcctttttgttttatgaatcATAAGAAGGAATCTTCATCATAATATggtttcaaaaattatcttatAATTCAGTAAAGgttttgtctttaaaaaaaatgacgatCAGCATTCAAATACACTGTACTTCCCGATGAAGGTTAATGTATAGACACACCGAATAATATCTTGTAAAATGGAACACAAATCAAACCAGAAAATACGCACACATGATTTTAAATAATTACCACCTAGGTACAATAAAAGAACCATACAGATAGTATGGACAGGACTATTATGATTATACACACATTAAAGACGgtgcaattacatatatatgtctccggagaaaacaaaatattggtTTTTACATACCATACTTCTTTAAATATTGGTGGTAAGCACTTATTTTGGGGTAAACATGCGGGCATCACAAAGCATTAAGCCTAACTAAATTACGTTTTCACATCTGTAAATTCTAAGTATCTTGCAGTTGTTAAGATCTCCATACGTAAGTACATATAATGTACTTAGACTTTATCGTTTGTTCTCATGGACATCATTCTAAGTATATTTCCTTATCACTGTAGTGGTACCAACTGGGCGCGTAGGAACAAATTTCAAAGAGGAAACGGGGGGAAAAGGTGTGTGTGGCCAAATTACAATTTGGATAAAAAAGATCATGTTCGTTAATCGGCTCTTTTCCCCACTTTAGAAAGAGAAAATAAAGTCTACTAAAAATATTAAACGTAAAAGCTGAGCAAACAGTGTATCACATTGATTTCGATTACAAAATTTTAAGGGTTAACCAATAAGTGGGGAAAAAAAGCTTTCAAATTTCGTTTCCGATaagaatatttctaaaatcTTAAGACTTTATCTTATTATTTTAAATACTGCAAATGTAAATCCCATTAACTCTCCATGCAATGATATGGTCTAGTGGTAGTAAACCTTTCCAATATGCAAAATCTGAATTACATCCAGAAAAAGACTGATAATTTTActcaaaaacaattttcatgGTTTTGACATAAATTAACAATTCTTAAGAATTACATGcacagaaaaataaaatcgaAATACAATCCACAGGATCTTGACGATAAAAAACCAACCAAACCAACAAAACCAAATGTGTCGAATTAACATAAATGTTCCCGCTGGCAACAAGGTAAAACTGCACCACTTTAGCTATATTGACACACTAAATACTTCTGTATTTGTTATGCCATGCGGCTGACACAATCTAATGCAACAACTCAGTACAACTGTACTTAAATGTGAATCCATGCTACATCTTATTTGCTTTCATAATACAGTGTGGAAAACTCGCCTCAGATGTATAATGTCAGATAGTTCATAGTTTAAATCCAGAAAAGAAAGTCGGTGCAAAGTCACAAGCTACTAGTGAACTCTTCCCCTAGGGTCACTATATTAGTGGTTCTCCTGACATGGTACCCACCCCTCCCTGTCATCATAGGTTTCTATTTTATTCCTGTCATCATCAGAAAAAGGGGAAGAGCAATTAGCTCTGGGctaaaaataaaactgcatAATATTATCCTCCTGTGGTTCATTCAGGGAAGCAAAATCTGATCTATACAATAGAGCTCTTAAGgcctcattcaaactttataaagacatcaaatctatcgatccaccaattaaaacatttttgcatctttttgaCCATATGGTAAAACCCATCGCCTTGTATGGCTGCGAGATATGGGGAACACTTTCAACACTCATGCTGGAAAAagacagagatttatatgatatctttaaaaattgggaggtagaaaacctgaatattaagttttgtaaacatctactgggtgccggtaaaagaagtactaatattgcaataatctctgaattgggtagatatcctatgttctgctctataatccaaagtattttactatattggcatagacttgagaattgcccagaaccatccctgttatacagtgcttatacagagaatatcaatctgaattcatataatataaattgttggtacaaaaaaagttaattattttaagggaaaaatgggcattttggtacccaattgtaaTAATCtcttttcaaaaaacaaatgaagaatcaggtacggaaacaatttttactttactggtcaaaacgacgtgaagagggtcagaaatcaggaaaactcacaacatatttttcgtataaagaaaactttactatggaaagttatat is part of the Ostrea edulis chromosome 2, xbOstEdul1.1, whole genome shotgun sequence genome and harbors:
- the LOC125681634 gene encoding cyclic nucleotide-gated olfactory channel-like — protein: MTSTNVSQEKLTSAKGEEDDLEVIENGGLSPHPSLRTDDDACSEIIRIEQDASRGRDAEQNTTLERIVRTLQVIKQWASGRWRSRTLPARPDSFLERVAMGGTDVKIAQTDRKVRKPSDIRYWKTFVVDPSQSYYYRWLFVISLAVMYNIVIVIARSVFSELQTEYLVLWMVLDYISDFLYIMDMVISMRTGYLEEGLLVRDAKKLRKNYMSASMFIADVISILPTDIFYLVTGINYPEFRFNRIVRFNRLFEFFNRTATRTSFTNMVRIFNLILYILIIIHWNACIYFAISNAIGFGSDKWVYPNVTIPKYKPLTRKYIYSFYWSTLTLTTIGETPLPDRDEEYLFVVVDFLIGVLIFATIVGNVGSMITNMNATRAEFQQKMDGVKQYMEFRKVSKELEQRVIKWFDYLWTNKQSLNEEEVLGTLPDKLKAEIAIHVHLDTLKRVALFQDCEPGMLVDLVLKLKLQVFSPGDYICRKGDIGKEMYIVKRGQLGVVSDDGKQIFATLREGSVFGEISILNIAGNKNGNRRTANIRSIGYSDLFCLSKDDLWEVLTQYPDAKKILMDRGKLILRKDNLLDEDLMKKLEAQQETTEQKLERIDANLDTLQTRFARLLGDYNSTQQKLKQRITKLEKLLPQEHDDVSNMSALE